A single Perognathus longimembris pacificus isolate PPM17 chromosome 17, ASM2315922v1, whole genome shotgun sequence DNA region contains:
- the Eif4a1 gene encoding eukaryotic initiation factor 4A-I, giving the protein MSASQDSRSRDNGPDGMEPEGVIESNWNEIVDSFDDMNLSESLLRGIYAYGFEKPSAIQQRAILPCIKGYDVIAQAQSGTGKTATFAISILQQIELDLKATQALVLAPTRELAQQIQKVVMALGDYMGASCHACIGGTNVRAEVQKLQMEAPHIIVGTPGRVFDMLNRRYLSPKYIKMFVLDEADEMLSRGFKDQIYDIFQKLNSNTQVVLLSATMPSDVLDVTKKFMRDPIRILVKKEELTLEGIRQFYINVEREEWKLDTLCDLYETLTITQAVIFINTRRKVDWLTEKMHARDFTVSAMHGDMDQKERDVIMREFRSGSSRVLITTDLLARGIDVQQVSLVINYDLPTNRENYIHRIGRGGRFGRKGVAINMVTEEDKRTLRDIETFYNTSIEEMPLNVADLI; this is encoded by the exons ATGTCTGCGAGTCAGGATTCCCG ATCCAGAGACAATGGCCCCGATGGGATGGAGCCAGAAGGTGTCATCGAG AGTAACTGGAATGAAATTGTTGACAGCTTTGATGATATGAACCTTTCGGAGTCTCTCCTCCGTGGCATCTATGCCTATGGTTTTGAAAAGCCCTCTGCCATCCAGCAACGAGCCATTCTTCCTTGTATCAAGG GTTATGATGTGATCGCTCAAGCCCAATCTGGGACAGGGAAAACAGCCACATTTGCCATATCAATTTTACAGCAGATTGAATTAGATCTAAAGGCAACTCAGGCCTTGGTCTTGGCCCCCACTAGAGAATTAGCTCAGCAG ATACAAAAAGTGGTTATGGCATTAGGAGATTATATGGGTGCCTCCTGTCATGCCTGCATTGGGGGCACCAATGTACGTGCTGAGGTGCAGAAGTTGCAGATGGAAGCTCCCCATATCATCGTGGGCACCCCTGGCCGTGTTTTCGATATGCTTAATCGGAGATACCTGT CTCCTAAATACATCAAGATGTTTGTACTGGATGAAGCGGATGAAATGTTAAGCCGTGGGTTCAAGGACCAGATCTATGATATATTCCAAAAGCTCAACAGCAACACCCAG GTGGTCTTGTTGTCAGCTACAATGCCTTCTGATGTGCTTGATGTGACCAAGAAGTTTATGAGGGACCCCATTAGGATCCTTGTCAAGAAGGAAGAGTTGACCCTGGAGGGTATCCGCCAGTTCTACATCAATGTGGAACGAGAG gaGTGGAAGCTCGATACATTGTGCGACTTGTATGAAACCCTGACCATCACTCAGGCAGTCATCTTTATCAACACCCGAAGGAAGGTGGATTGGCTTACTGAGAAGATGCATGCCCGAGACTTCACTGTCTCTGCCATG CATGGAGATATGGACCAAAAGGAACGAGATGTGATCATGAGGGAATTCCGATCTGGCTCTAGCAGAGTACTGATTACTACTGACCTGCTG GCCAGAGGCATTGACGTGCAGCAGGTTTCTTTAGTCATCAACTATGACCTTCCAACTAACAGGGAAAACTATATCCACAG AATTGGTCGTGGTGGTCGTTTTGGCCGTAAGGGTGTGGCTATTAATATGGTAACAGAAGAAGACAAGAGGACTCTTAGAGACATCGAGACCTTCTACAACACCTCCATTGAAGAAATGCCCCTCAATGTTGCTGACCTCATCTGA
- the Senp3 gene encoding sentrin-specific protease 3 has product MKETIQGTGSWGLEPPGPGTAYSSPRRERLRWPLPPKPRLKSGGGFGPDPGSGTTVPARRLPVPRPSFDASVSEEEEEEEEEEDEDEEVAAWRLPPRWHQLGASQRPRPARPTHRKTCSQRRRRALRAFQMLLYSKSTSLTFHWKLWGRHRGRRRSFAHPKNHLSPQEGGATPQVPSPCCRFDSPRGPPPPRLGLLGALMAEDGMRGSLPMPSGPPMEEDGLRWTPKSSLDPDSGLLSCTLPNGFGGPPGPEGERSLAPPDPSILISNVCSIGDHGAQEVFQSSDLGTVEETERPGEKAGQHSPLREEHVTCVQSILDEFLQTYGSLIPLSTDEVVEKLEDIFQQEFSSPSRKGLVLQLIQSYQRMPGNAMVRGFRVSYKRHVLTMDDLGTLYGQNWLNDQVMNMYGDLVMDTVPEKVHFFNSFFYDKLRTKGYDGVKRWTKNVDIFNKELLLIPIHLEVHWSLISVDVRQRTITYFDSQRTLNRRCPKHIAKYLQAEAVKKDRLDFHQGWKGYFKMNVARQNNDSDCGAFVLQYCKHLALSQPFSFTQQDMPKLRRQIYKELCHCKLTV; this is encoded by the exons ATGAAAGAGACTATACAAGGCACCGGGTCTTGGGGGCTTGAGCCTCCTGGACCTGGTACAGCTTACTCAAGCCCCAGGCGGGAGCGTCTTCGTTGGCCTCTACCCCCTAAACCCCGGCTCAAGTCAGGTGGAGGGTTTGGGCCTGATCCTGGGTCAGGGACCACAGTGCCAGCCAGGCGCCTCCCTGTCCCTCGGCCCTCTTTTGATGCGTCAGTcagtgaagaggaggaagaggaggaggaggaagaagatgaagatgaggaagTGGCAGCTTGGAGGCTCCCCCCTAGATGGCATCAGCTGGGAGCCTCTCAGAGGCCTCGCCCCGCCCGTCCTACTCATCGGAAAACCTGCTCACAGCGCCGTCGTAGAGCCCTGAGAgctttccagatgctgctctacTCAAAAAGCACCTCGCTGACATTCCACTGGAAGCTTTGGGGGCGCCATCGGGGCCGGCGGCGAAGTTTCGCACACCCCAAGAACCATCTCTCACCCCAGGAAGGGGGTGCAACGCCACAGGTGCCATCCCCCTGCTGTCGTTTTGACTCCCCCCGGggaccacccccaccccggctggGTCTGCTAGGTGCTCTCATGGCTGAGGATGGGATGAGAGGGTCTCTACCAATGCCCTCTGGGCCCCCCATGGAGGAAGATGGACTAAGGTGGACTCCAAAGTCTTCTCTGGACCCGGACTCCG GCCTCCTCTCATGTACTCTGCCCAATGGCTTTGGGGGACCACCAGGGCCAGAAGGAGAGCGCAGCCTGGCACCCCCTGATCCCAGCATACTCATCAGCAATGTGTGCAGCATTGGGGACCATGGGGCTCAGGAGGTTTTTCAGAGCTCTGATTTGGGCACTGTGGAAGAGACAGAGCGACCTGGGGAGAAAGCTGGCCAGCACAGCCCCTTGCGGGAGGAACATGTGACCTGTGTGCAGA GCATCTTGGATGAATTCCTTCAAACTTATGGTAGCCTCATCCCCCTCAGCACTGACGAGGTAGTAGAGAAGTTGGAGGACATTTTCCAGCAGGAGTTTTCTTCACCTTCCAG GAAAGGCCTGGTACTGCAGCTGATCCAGTCATACCAGCGGATGCCGGGCAATGCCATGGTGAGGGGCTTTCGAGTGTCCTATAAGCGGCATGTGCTGACTATGGATGACTTGGGGACCTTGTATGGACAGAACTGGCTCAATGACCAG GTGATGAACATGTATGGAGACCTGGTCATGGATACAGTCCCTGAAAAG gtacatttcttcaaCAGTTTCTTCTATGATAAACTGCGCACCAAGGGTTATGATGGGGTGAAGAGGTGGACCAAAAAT GTGGACATCTTCAATAAGGAGCTACTGTTAATCCCTATCCACCTAGAGGTGCATTGGTCCCTTATCTCTGTTGATGTGAGGCAACGCACCATCACCTATTTTGACTCACAGCGCACCCTAAATCGCCGCTGCCCTAAG CATATTGCCAAGTATCTGCAGGCAGAGGCAGTGAAGAAAGACCGACTGGATTTCCACCAGGGCTGGAAAGGTTACTTCAAAATG aatgtGGCCAGGCAGAATAATGACAGCGACTGTGGTGCCTTTGTGTTGCAG TACTGCAAGCACCTGGCCCTGTCTCAGCCATTCAGCTTCACCCAGCAGGACATGCCCAAACTTCGTCGGCAGATCTACAAGGAGCTGTGTCACTGCAAACTCACTGTGTGA
- the Tnfsf13 gene encoding tumor necrosis factor ligand superfamily member 13 isoform X2 yields MIAPKVPPGHMGGPAREPALSVALWLSWGAALGAVACAIALLTQQTELQNLRREVSRLQRSRGPSQRGEEYFQYSLREQSPVALEAWEDGRRSRRRRAVFSQNRKKKHSVLHLVPINITSKEDSDVTEVIWQPALWRGRGLEAQGHVVRVWDAGIYLLYSQVLFHDVTFTMGQVVSLEGHGRQEILFRCIHSMPSDPDRAYNSCYSSGVFHLHQGDIVNVRIPRAKAKLSLSPHGTFLGFVKL; encoded by the exons ATGATAGCTCCAAAAGTGCCCCCAGGCCACATGGGTGGTCCAGCCCGAGAGCCTGCACTCTCAGTTGCTCTCTGGTTGAGTTGGGGGGCAGCACTTGGGGCAGTGGCTTGTGCCATTGCTTTGCTGACCCAACAAACAGAGCTGCAAAACCTAAGGAGGGAGGTGAGCCGGCTACAGAGAAGCAGAGGGCCCTCCCAGAGGGGGGAAGAATATTTCCAGTATAGCCTTCGGGAACAG AGCCCTGTTGCCCTGGAAGCCTGGGAGGATGGACGGAGATCTCGGAGAAGGAGAGCAGTATTCAGCCAAAACCGGAAAA aGAAGCATTCAGTTCTGCACCTTGTTCCCATTAACATCACCTCCAAGG AGGACTCTGATGTGACAGAGGTGATCTGGCAACCAGCTCTTTGGCGTGGGAGAGGCCTGGAAGCCCAAGGACATGTTGTCCGAGTTTGGGATGCTGGAATTTATCTGCTGTATAGCCAG GTCCTGTTTCACGATGTGACCTTCACCATGGGTCAGGTCGTATCTCTGGAAGGCCACGGAAGGCAGGAGATTCTTTTTCGATGCATACACAGTATGCCCTCTGACCCTGACCGGGCCTATAATAGCTGCTACAGCTCTG GTGTCTTCCATTTACACCAAGGGGATATTGTCAATGTCAGAATTCCTCGGGCAAAGGCCAAACTTAGCCTCTCTCCACACGGAACCTTTCTAGGGTTTGTGAAACTGTGA
- the Tnfsf13 gene encoding tumor necrosis factor ligand superfamily member 13 isoform X1, producing the protein MIAPKVPPGHMGGPAREPALSVALWLSWGAALGAVACAIALLTQQTELQNLRREVSRLQRSRGPSQRGEEYFQYSLREQQSPVALEAWEDGRRSRRRRAVFSQNRKKKHSVLHLVPINITSKEDSDVTEVIWQPALWRGRGLEAQGHVVRVWDAGIYLLYSQVLFHDVTFTMGQVVSLEGHGRQEILFRCIHSMPSDPDRAYNSCYSSGVFHLHQGDIVNVRIPRAKAKLSLSPHGTFLGFVKL; encoded by the exons ATGATAGCTCCAAAAGTGCCCCCAGGCCACATGGGTGGTCCAGCCCGAGAGCCTGCACTCTCAGTTGCTCTCTGGTTGAGTTGGGGGGCAGCACTTGGGGCAGTGGCTTGTGCCATTGCTTTGCTGACCCAACAAACAGAGCTGCAAAACCTAAGGAGGGAGGTGAGCCGGCTACAGAGAAGCAGAGGGCCCTCCCAGAGGGGGGAAGAATATTTCCAGTATAGCCTTCGGGAACAG CAGAGCCCTGTTGCCCTGGAAGCCTGGGAGGATGGACGGAGATCTCGGAGAAGGAGAGCAGTATTCAGCCAAAACCGGAAAA aGAAGCATTCAGTTCTGCACCTTGTTCCCATTAACATCACCTCCAAGG AGGACTCTGATGTGACAGAGGTGATCTGGCAACCAGCTCTTTGGCGTGGGAGAGGCCTGGAAGCCCAAGGACATGTTGTCCGAGTTTGGGATGCTGGAATTTATCTGCTGTATAGCCAG GTCCTGTTTCACGATGTGACCTTCACCATGGGTCAGGTCGTATCTCTGGAAGGCCACGGAAGGCAGGAGATTCTTTTTCGATGCATACACAGTATGCCCTCTGACCCTGACCGGGCCTATAATAGCTGCTACAGCTCTG GTGTCTTCCATTTACACCAAGGGGATATTGTCAATGTCAGAATTCCTCGGGCAAAGGCCAAACTTAGCCTCTCTCCACACGGAACCTTTCTAGGGTTTGTGAAACTGTGA
- the Tnfsf12 gene encoding tumor necrosis factor ligand superfamily member 12 isoform X2: MAARRSPRRRGRRGEPGTALLAPLVLGLGLALACLGLLLAVVSLGSRASLSAQEPSQEELAAEEDLEPPELNSQTDENQDVMPFLKRLIRPRRSAPKGRKTRARRVIAAHYEVHPQPGQDGAQAGVDGTVSGWEEAKINSSSPLRYDRKIGEFTVTRAGLYYLYCQVHFDEGKAVYLKLDLLVDDVLTLRCLEEFSATAASSPGPQLRLCQVSGLLPLRPGSSLRIRTLPWAHLKAAPFLTYFGLFQVH, encoded by the exons atggcCGCCCGTCGGAGCCCGAGGCGGAGGGGGCGCCGGGGGGAGCCTGGCACCGCCCTCCTGGCCCCACTcgtgctgggcctgggcctggcgcTGGCCTGCCTTGGCCTCCTGCTGGCCGTGGTCAGCCTGGGGAGCCGGGCATCGCTCTCAGCCCAG GAGCCTTCCCAGGAGGAGCTGGCGGCCGAGGAGGACCTGGAGCCCCCG GAACTGAATTCCCAGACAGATGAAAACCAGGATGTCATGCCTTTCCTGAAACGACTCATCCGGCCACGCAGAAGTG CCCCTAAAGGCCGGAAAACGAGGGCTCGCAGGGTGATTGCAGCCCACTACGAAG TTCATCCACAACCGGGACAAGACGGAGCACAAGCAG GTGTGGATGGGACAGTGAGTGGCTGGGAAGAAGCCAAAATCAACAGCTCCAGCCCTCTACGCTATGACCGCAAGATTGGGGAGTTTACAGTTACCAGGGCTGGGCTCTACTACCTGTACTGTCAG gtgcaCTTTGATGAGGGGAAGGCTGTCTACCTGAAGCTGGACTTGCTGGTGGATGATGTGCTGACCCTTCGATGCCTGGAGGAGTTCTCAGCCACAGCAGCCAGTTCCCCAGGGCCCCAGCTTCGCCTTTGCCAGGTTTCTGGGCTGTTGCCTCTGAGACCTGGGTCCTCTCTGCGGATCCGCACTCTCCCCTGGGCCCATCTCAAGGCTGCCCCCTTCCTCACCTATTTTGGACTTTTTCAAGTTCACTGA
- the Tnfsf12 gene encoding tumor necrosis factor ligand superfamily member 12 isoform X1 produces MAARRSPRRRGRRGEPGTALLAPLVLGLGLALACLGLLLAVVSLGSRASLSAQQEPSQEELAAEEDLEPPELNSQTDENQDVMPFLKRLIRPRRSAPKGRKTRARRVIAAHYEVHPQPGQDGAQAGVDGTVSGWEEAKINSSSPLRYDRKIGEFTVTRAGLYYLYCQVHFDEGKAVYLKLDLLVDDVLTLRCLEEFSATAASSPGPQLRLCQVSGLLPLRPGSSLRIRTLPWAHLKAAPFLTYFGLFQVH; encoded by the exons atggcCGCCCGTCGGAGCCCGAGGCGGAGGGGGCGCCGGGGGGAGCCTGGCACCGCCCTCCTGGCCCCACTcgtgctgggcctgggcctggcgcTGGCCTGCCTTGGCCTCCTGCTGGCCGTGGTCAGCCTGGGGAGCCGGGCATCGCTCTCAGCCCAG CAGGAGCCTTCCCAGGAGGAGCTGGCGGCCGAGGAGGACCTGGAGCCCCCG GAACTGAATTCCCAGACAGATGAAAACCAGGATGTCATGCCTTTCCTGAAACGACTCATCCGGCCACGCAGAAGTG CCCCTAAAGGCCGGAAAACGAGGGCTCGCAGGGTGATTGCAGCCCACTACGAAG TTCATCCACAACCGGGACAAGACGGAGCACAAGCAG GTGTGGATGGGACAGTGAGTGGCTGGGAAGAAGCCAAAATCAACAGCTCCAGCCCTCTACGCTATGACCGCAAGATTGGGGAGTTTACAGTTACCAGGGCTGGGCTCTACTACCTGTACTGTCAG gtgcaCTTTGATGAGGGGAAGGCTGTCTACCTGAAGCTGGACTTGCTGGTGGATGATGTGCTGACCCTTCGATGCCTGGAGGAGTTCTCAGCCACAGCAGCCAGTTCCCCAGGGCCCCAGCTTCGCCTTTGCCAGGTTTCTGGGCTGTTGCCTCTGAGACCTGGGTCCTCTCTGCGGATCCGCACTCTCCCCTGGGCCCATCTCAAGGCTGCCCCCTTCCTCACCTATTTTGGACTTTTTCAAGTTCACTGA